From one Methanolobus chelungpuianus genomic stretch:
- a CDS encoding methyltransferase family protein: MVSSILILVLCLFAFAALHSIVASLRFKRFLRRRLGPRVDTLYMPAFSVMAVLTILPLAYVLYKNPGPFLYIVPSPWRWLMVGGQLAAAIVAPRAFRDAPHRFRVSSQLSGPGTAEAGHLDIRGVYRWVRDPFLLSGLVIMWLTPFMTVNLLIIYLLTTIYLYMGSLHWESRLVAQFGDEYREYQKRVHRIIPRHKE, from the coding sequence TTGGTTTCGTCCATACTTATCCTTGTCCTTTGCCTGTTCGCATTTGCAGCACTCCACAGTATCGTGGCAAGCCTGCGCTTCAAGCGCTTCCTCAGACGACGCCTGGGACCCCGGGTGGATACACTGTATATGCCTGCGTTCAGTGTCATGGCAGTGCTGACGATATTGCCGCTTGCATATGTCCTTTATAAGAACCCGGGGCCTTTCCTCTACATAGTACCTTCTCCATGGCGATGGCTGATGGTCGGCGGACAGCTGGCCGCTGCCATAGTGGCCCCCAGGGCCTTCCGGGATGCTCCCCACAGGTTCAGGGTAAGCTCACAGCTATCCGGACCCGGGACAGCTGAAGCAGGCCATCTTGATATCCGGGGAGTCTATCGCTGGGTAAGGGATCCCTTCCTGCTCTCCGGGCTGGTCATAATGTGGCTCACACCTTTCATGACTGTCAACCTGCTCATCATCTACCTTCTGACGACCATATACCTGTATATGGGGTCACTGCACTGGGAAAGCCGGCTGGTGGCACAGTTCGGGGATGAGTACAGGGAGTACCAGAAACGCGTACACAGGATAATCCCCCGGCATAAGGAATGA
- a CDS encoding glycoside hydrolase family 16 protein codes for MKKKIALVAVVIVLFLLIISVYTSSVSADITSFNPASGTYYPGDAVVSSLSFKNTGTENWTFWVGYSVQDGAGKWHNIPSRSVTLTPGEVSGTQNMTWYVPSDSLLTTGSYNVVMAVWKNKPEDASATELARTEQKSAFETFNFVDDFESFDTDRWSKSSFKLERTDFQPANINVSNGNLRIKLTAGTLSGGEIQSADVYQYGTYRIMMKLPNAPSSITGFFLYMDPDYHNEIDIEIYNEPDGNISFTTYVDGRKQHIATESLGFDPTAGFHEYRFDFYPGNLSFYVDGQLMQRWTDETTTNSMHLLVNAWYPNWLSGTAATSDQYLLVDWIRH; via the coding sequence ATGAAGAAAAAGATTGCTTTAGTGGCAGTTGTCATTGTTTTATTTTTACTTATTATATCAGTATATACCTCTTCAGTAAGCGCAGATATAACATCCTTTAATCCGGCATCCGGCACCTACTATCCGGGAGATGCGGTTGTATCTTCTCTCAGTTTCAAGAATACCGGTACTGAGAATTGGACTTTCTGGGTAGGATACAGCGTTCAGGATGGTGCCGGAAAATGGCACAATATACCCTCTCGGTCGGTTACACTGACCCCCGGAGAGGTATCAGGCACACAAAACATGACATGGTACGTGCCGTCAGACTCGTTACTGACGACAGGCAGTTACAATGTAGTAATGGCTGTATGGAAGAATAAGCCTGAAGATGCAAGCGCTACTGAGCTGGCGCGTACTGAGCAGAAAAGTGCATTTGAGACTTTTAATTTCGTTGATGATTTTGAATCCTTTGACACGGATCGCTGGTCGAAATCATCTTTCAAGTTAGAGAGAACAGATTTCCAGCCAGCTAACATTAATGTCAGTAATGGTAACCTGAGGATCAAACTTACTGCAGGTACGCTCAGTGGCGGAGAGATCCAATCTGCGGATGTCTATCAGTATGGCACATACCGCATAATGATGAAGCTTCCAAATGCACCCTCTTCTATCACAGGCTTCTTCTTGTACATGGACCCGGATTATCATAATGAAATCGATATTGAGATATACAATGAGCCTGACGGCAATATATCGTTCACTACTTACGTAGATGGAAGAAAACAGCACATTGCTACTGAGAGTCTGGGTTTTGATCCAACGGCTGGTTTCCACGAATACAGATTCGATTTCTACCCGGGGAACCTGAGCTTCTATGTCGACGGCCAGCTGATGCAGAGATGGACAGATGAAACGACCACGAACTCCATGCACCTTCTGGTAAACGCATGGTATCCAAATTGGCTATCGGGCACGGCAGCAACATCCGACCAATACCTTCTCGTGGACTGGATCAGACATTAA
- a CDS encoding helix-turn-helix transcriptional regulator → MKKPLLDVIFMSDKRKSTLLLLQDGAREMEDLLTSLKTNRQSLLPQIRVLEEHNLVSHEKDVYELTPIGKSIVDKMAPLVHTTEALDVDIDYWGTHDISFIPPGLLERMDELTPCAIMSPSTEKIYEAHYEFNQMTKQQKFQFSITSFFYPNFPVIFEELLSSGVEMHVIVSQSLFDKLKADSYEDIHKIISHKLTKFYVYPKKMNFLAFVFNEASVMISPLKSTGEFDNRHVLCKSPGAVRWAKEFSEHYLKMSVQITEI, encoded by the coding sequence ATGAAAAAGCCTCTACTTGATGTCATCTTTATGTCAGATAAGAGAAAGAGTACTCTTCTGCTGTTACAAGATGGGGCAAGAGAGATGGAGGATTTGCTCACATCATTAAAAACAAACCGACAATCATTGCTTCCTCAAATAAGGGTACTTGAAGAGCATAATCTTGTTTCTCACGAAAAGGACGTTTATGAACTGACACCTATAGGCAAGTCAATTGTCGATAAGATGGCCCCTCTCGTTCACACTACAGAGGCGCTTGATGTTGATATTGATTATTGGGGAACCCATGATATCAGTTTCATTCCACCTGGTCTCTTAGAGAGAATGGATGAGCTTACACCATGTGCTATCATGAGCCCGTCTACTGAGAAGATATATGAGGCTCATTATGAATTCAATCAAATGACAAAACAGCAAAAATTCCAGTTCTCGATCACCAGTTTCTTCTATCCGAACTTTCCAGTGATATTCGAAGAATTGTTATCCAGCGGCGTAGAGATGCATGTAATCGTTTCTCAGAGCCTGTTTGACAAATTAAAAGCTGATAGTTACGAAGATATACATAAAATAATAAGCCATAAGCTAACCAAGTTCTATGTATATCCGAAGAAAATGAATTTTCTGGCCTTCGTGTTCAATGAGGCCAGTGTTATGATAAGTCCCCTGAAGAGCACCGGAGAGTTTGACAACAGGCATGTTCTTTGCAAAAGCCCGGGTGCTGTCCGGTGGGCAAAAGAGTTTTCTGAACATTACTTAAAAATGTCAGTACAAATAACTGAGATTTGA
- a CDS encoding pyrimidine dimer DNA glycosylase/endonuclease V, translating into MWNVDPKLLCRKHLLGEHLEMHMFINAILENRSIAGYLANGLVEPERIVKRHNELAREMQNRGYHHRSDVSEEDARIVEEYSAGNEHSGHVNVERSIRDLLARCSECAQRMNVYGPWGSGEK; encoded by the coding sequence ATGTGGAATGTAGATCCAAAATTATTGTGCCGGAAGCATTTACTTGGGGAACACCTGGAAATGCACATGTTCATTAACGCGATACTTGAAAACAGATCGATAGCAGGTTATCTGGCTAATGGCCTGGTCGAGCCGGAAAGGATAGTCAAGCGCCACAATGAACTCGCACGGGAAATGCAAAACCGGGGATATCACCACAGATCCGATGTATCTGAGGAAGATGCCCGGATTGTTGAAGAGTACTCGGCCGGGAATGAGCATTCAGGCCATGTGAACGTTGAGCGTAGCATACGTGACCTGCTGGCAAGATGCAGCGAATGTGCTCAAAGAATGAATGTTTATGGACCCTGGGGATCAGGGGAAAAGTGA
- a CDS encoding helix-turn-helix transcriptional regulator, with protein sequence MKKQILDIVFASEKRKGTLLLLRERPREMAFLLSSLDTPRTALLPQIRVLEEHHLVSHEKDTYELTPIGNLIVDGMTPVLDTVNILDTDIDYWGTHRLDFIPAGLLRRINEIRSCAIVEPCVTELFELNRKYINDAYRSMSLHTVTTLLHPQFKDIYLDLVEHGVDIQLILSYGLFRKTRAENHADLKQLITNDKIRVFVYNKPMKLISFSSNDNSLLLRLLTVSGEYDGKQLILEGPNAVNWGKELFDHYLKGSIQVTEESMDSSF encoded by the coding sequence ATGAAAAAACAGATACTTGATATAGTATTTGCATCAGAGAAAAGAAAAGGCACTCTTCTGCTTTTACGCGAGAGGCCCCGGGAAATGGCTTTTCTTCTCAGTTCTCTGGATACACCGAGGACTGCTTTACTTCCTCAGATAAGGGTGCTTGAAGAGCATCATCTTGTTTCTCACGAAAAGGACACTTATGAGCTGACACCTATTGGAAACCTCATAGTTGACGGGATGACGCCTGTACTGGACACAGTTAATATCCTTGACACTGATATTGACTACTGGGGAACGCACAGGCTTGATTTCATTCCGGCTGGTCTCTTAAGGAGAATTAATGAAATAAGAAGCTGTGCCATCGTAGAACCTTGCGTTACTGAGCTATTCGAGCTCAACAGGAAATATATTAATGACGCTTACAGATCAATGTCCCTCCATACAGTTACCACGCTCTTGCATCCCCAGTTCAAGGATATTTATCTCGACCTGGTCGAGCACGGAGTGGACATCCAGCTTATCCTTTCCTACGGGCTCTTCCGGAAGACCAGAGCAGAGAATCATGCTGATCTAAAGCAGCTGATAACTAATGATAAGATCAGGGTCTTTGTATATAACAAGCCAATGAAGCTTATCAGTTTTTCATCGAATGATAACTCCCTGCTTCTTAGATTACTGACAGTAAGTGGTGAATATGACGGTAAGCAGCTGATCCTGGAGGGACCGAATGCCGTCAACTGGGGAAAAGAGTTATTCGATCATTACCTGAAAGGATCTATACAGGTAACTGAAGAATCAATGGATTCCTCTTTTTGA
- a CDS encoding GYD domain-containing protein, translating into MPDYLLQISFTPEAVATLVTNPQNREEVASSLIESLGGKLKGYWLALGDYDVVEIASLPDNVSELALSMAVMGGGAVRVFKTTPLLSVNEGIEAMKKASGLGYKPPAKS; encoded by the coding sequence ATGCCAGATTATTTACTCCAAATATCATTTACGCCTGAGGCAGTAGCAACATTAGTAACAAATCCTCAAAATCGTGAAGAAGTAGCATCTTCCTTAATTGAAAGCCTTGGAGGGAAACTTAAGGGTTACTGGTTAGCACTTGGTGATTATGATGTGGTAGAAATCGCATCACTGCCTGATAATGTGAGCGAATTAGCTCTCTCAATGGCTGTCATGGGCGGAGGTGCTGTAAGGGTGTTCAAGACTACCCCGTTGCTATCGGTAAATGAGGGCATTGAAGCCATGAAGAAAGCATCGGGATTGGGATATAAACCACCGGCAAAAAGTTAA
- a CDS encoding helix-turn-helix transcriptional regulator, whose amino-acid sequence MKNGLLDVVFASEKRKNVLLLLKDGKKSMETFLEVLDTTRQALLPQIKILEEHHLLSHHDHCYELTPIGKLLIEDMSLLVSTIGVFDQAEEYWGTHNIDFIPPHLLKRLRDLKEYRIISPSVTELYSIHKSFHRDKTTQSIYKVTNFLYPDHKAIFTELIDANVTFYYIVSKELLGKIRAQHAEDFRNYILSGHFNLYVCNRDIDFLFFTFDDYHIIINLFSKDGRVDSKYVLCSTRDALEWGKELYEHYLKESAPVRDI is encoded by the coding sequence ATGAAAAATGGCTTGCTTGATGTGGTGTTTGCTTCAGAGAAGAGAAAAAATGTCCTTTTATTGCTGAAGGATGGAAAAAAGAGCATGGAGACCTTCCTTGAAGTCCTGGATACAACGAGACAGGCTTTGCTTCCCCAGATAAAGATACTGGAAGAACATCACCTGTTATCTCATCATGACCACTGCTATGAATTGACCCCCATTGGAAAACTGCTTATAGAGGACATGTCACTTTTAGTCAGTACAATCGGGGTCTTTGACCAAGCGGAGGAATACTGGGGGACTCACAATATTGATTTCATTCCTCCCCATCTTTTGAAAAGACTGAGGGACCTGAAAGAGTACAGGATAATAAGTCCATCTGTCACAGAATTGTACTCGATTCACAAAAGCTTCCACCGGGATAAAACCACACAATCAATATATAAGGTCACCAATTTCCTTTATCCCGATCACAAGGCCATATTCACCGAGCTGATAGATGCTAATGTCACTTTTTATTACATTGTATCCAAAGAGCTGCTAGGGAAGATAAGAGCCCAGCATGCAGAGGATTTCAGGAACTATATCCTATCCGGTCATTTTAACCTATATGTCTGCAACAGGGACATAGATTTCCTTTTCTTTACATTTGATGATTACCACATTATCATTAACCTGTTCAGTAAAGATGGCCGTGTTGACAGTAAATATGTACTCTGCAGTACCCGGGATGCTCTGGAATGGGGAAAAGAACTTTATGAGCACTATCTGAAGGAATCTGCTCCAGTAAGAGATATCTGA
- a CDS encoding RidA family protein, which yields MAEINYINPSDMAAPQGYSHAISVTGNRTTLYIGGQNAVDGKGRLVGKDNLKEQTGQVLDNIEKILRDAGANIESIVKFNIYLLQGQNPQEGFLAFQSKWGYLRHSPVITVLFVAGLGNPDWLVEIDAIAVIP from the coding sequence ATGGCTGAAATAAATTACATAAATCCCTCCGATATGGCAGCACCACAGGGATACTCGCATGCTATATCCGTCACCGGAAACCGCACTACATTATACATCGGCGGACAGAATGCTGTAGATGGGAAAGGCCGTCTTGTAGGTAAGGACAACCTTAAGGAGCAGACTGGACAGGTACTGGATAATATAGAAAAGATACTCAGGGATGCAGGCGCAAATATAGAGAGCATTGTTAAATTCAATATCTATCTTCTTCAAGGGCAGAATCCTCAGGAGGGATTCCTGGCTTTCCAAAGTAAATGGGGTTACCTCCGGCACTCTCCGGTTATCACCGTTCTGTTCGTTGCCGGGCTTGGCAATCCGGACTGGCTTGTTGAGATCGACGCAATTGCAGTAATCCCATGA
- a CDS encoding glycosyltransferase encodes MASLALIAFAYIFTFETIMYLICSVRHYTNSFYGKYDGDAFVSIIIPCYNEELTLSNCVESMVSQTYDKYEIIIVDDGSKDRTLEVARSFLRYKNVVVLTKPNGGKASALNFGTKHSKGSILVCVDADSIFLSDTLSKLLKPFSDPKTAAVAGNVKVVNRKKVLLKNQALEYIIGLNLHRRMFTNLNCVPVIPGAIGAFRKDVVLEVGGYSLDTVVEDMDITMAISKRGYKIEYTGEAIAYTEAPESYKDFYKQRYRWTYGTFEIVNKYKNILFSYKSGKELGIVGLPFTVYTLFMNIALLFIFLYLVIRVAFYGNSPYLLTLLSTMLVMQNILIMYTILIDHEDKRLYFYWPFHIVLYRQIICLVTLNAFIDYIRGKKTSWNKINRLGKNELDLPDL; translated from the coding sequence ATGGCGAGTCTGGCACTAATTGCTTTTGCTTATATATTCACTTTTGAGACGATTATGTATCTCATCTGCTCTGTACGGCACTATACGAATTCATTTTATGGGAAATATGATGGTGATGCTTTTGTTTCAATCATTATACCCTGTTATAACGAAGAGCTTACTTTAAGCAATTGTGTAGAAAGTATGGTATCCCAGACCTATGATAAATATGAGATCATAATAGTTGATGACGGCAGTAAAGATAGGACACTTGAGGTCGCAAGATCTTTCCTCCGTTACAAGAATGTAGTGGTATTGACAAAACCAAATGGTGGAAAAGCCAGTGCTTTGAATTTTGGGACCAAGCATTCCAAAGGTAGTATTTTGGTTTGTGTAGACGCCGATTCAATATTTTTAAGTGATACTCTGTCAAAATTATTGAAACCATTCTCAGATCCTAAAACTGCCGCTGTCGCTGGTAATGTGAAAGTGGTGAACAGAAAAAAAGTTCTCTTAAAAAATCAGGCGCTTGAATATATTATCGGATTGAACTTACATCGGAGGATGTTCACAAACTTAAACTGCGTTCCGGTGATACCGGGTGCCATTGGAGCATTTAGAAAAGATGTGGTTTTGGAAGTAGGGGGCTATTCACTGGACACAGTTGTGGAGGACATGGACATAACTATGGCTATCAGTAAACGAGGGTACAAGATCGAGTATACCGGGGAAGCAATTGCGTACACAGAGGCACCTGAAAGTTATAAGGACTTTTACAAGCAAAGGTATAGATGGACTTATGGCACTTTTGAGATAGTAAATAAGTATAAGAACATCTTATTCAGCTACAAATCTGGCAAAGAACTAGGAATAGTGGGCCTGCCTTTTACAGTATATACGCTTTTTATGAATATTGCTCTCCTGTTCATATTCTTGTATCTGGTGATAAGAGTGGCCTTTTATGGCAATTCTCCTTACCTGTTAACCTTACTATCTACAATGCTGGTTATGCAGAATATACTGATCATGTACACTATTCTGATAGACCATGAAGATAAAAGACTGTACTTTTACTGGCCATTCCATATTGTACTGTACAGGCAAATAATCTGTCTCGTCACCTTAAATGCTTTTATAGATTACATAAGGGGGAAAAAGACCTCGTGGAACAAGATAAACAGGTTGGGCAAGAACGAACTCGATCTTCCTGATTTATAA
- a CDS encoding VOC family protein has translation MSVEAYINFNGNCSEAVEFYTEVFGTEEPEIMYFKDAPEDMGFPLTEENRDLVLHTSLEIEGSTVMFSDVPPGMSLIVGNNIGLVISSNDMSRIRSMFSKLKPAGTVVMDLQETFWSKLYGAVTDKFGVTWQFNHYSEEAGLF, from the coding sequence ATGTCCGTAGAGGCATACATAAATTTTAACGGGAATTGTAGTGAAGCTGTTGAATTCTATACTGAGGTCTTTGGAACTGAAGAGCCTGAGATTATGTACTTCAAAGATGCACCTGAGGACATGGGCTTTCCCCTGACAGAAGAGAACAGGGACCTGGTATTGCATACCTCCCTGGAAATAGAAGGAAGCACCGTGATGTTCTCTGATGTTCCGCCAGGCATGTCCCTTATCGTAGGCAACAATATTGGTCTTGTGATTAGCAGCAACGACATGAGCAGGATAAGATCCATGTTCAGTAAGCTCAAGCCTGCAGGCACTGTAGTCATGGATCTGCAGGAAACCTTCTGGAGTAAACTGTATGGTGCCGTGACAGACAAGTTCGGTGTCACCTGGCAGTTCAATCATTACAGTGAAGAAGCCGGCCTGTTTTGA
- a CDS encoding DUF72 domain-containing protein, whose protein sequence is MKKYHIGTSGWDYRHWRGRFYPEHIRKKDWFDYYCKHFDTVEINYSFYHWPKRDTIKKWYERAPAEFKYTLKAPRTITHIKRFKDPEGDLDEFYSLTAGLGDKTGCFLFQAPPSFECNERNLERIGIFLDHPDRRSKNVVEFRHSSWWDERVYRMFEEKGAVFCTVAGLSMPDDVVVTGDTAYFRFHGQNYSTVYTEDEIAAYAQQMEDLNCRFVFAYFNNDLNAYATHNAAGLEKALQNIG, encoded by the coding sequence ATGAAGAAATACCATATAGGTACCTCGGGATGGGATTACAGGCACTGGAGAGGCAGGTTTTATCCGGAGCATATAAGGAAGAAGGATTGGTTCGACTACTATTGCAAGCATTTTGACACCGTGGAGATAAACTACTCATTCTATCACTGGCCAAAGCGAGACACCATTAAAAAATGGTATGAGCGGGCACCGGCTGAATTTAAGTATACCCTGAAGGCTCCCCGGACTATCACCCACATTAAACGCTTCAAGGACCCTGAAGGAGATCTTGATGAGTTCTACAGCCTGACAGCCGGCCTTGGGGACAAGACGGGCTGCTTTCTATTTCAGGCTCCCCCGTCATTTGAGTGTAATGAAAGGAACCTGGAGAGAATTGGCATTTTCCTTGACCATCCGGACCGGAGAAGTAAAAACGTAGTGGAATTCCGTCACAGCTCGTGGTGGGATGAAAGGGTTTACAGGATGTTTGAAGAAAAGGGTGCTGTATTCTGTACCGTGGCAGGCCTGAGCATGCCGGATGATGTAGTAGTGACCGGAGATACTGCATATTTTCGTTTTCATGGCCAGAACTACTCAACAGTTTATACGGAAGATGAGATCGCCGCTTATGCTCAACAGATGGAAGATCTCAACTGCAGATTTGTCTTCGCATATTTTAACAATGATCTCAACGCATATGCCACGCACAACGCAGCCGGTCTGGAAAAAGCACTGCAGAACATCGGCTGA
- a CDS encoding helix-turn-helix transcriptional regulator, which produces MKKPLLDVLFASEKRKQVILLLRDGAKEMQDLLSILNTTRNALLSQIRMLEEHYLVSHSQDTYELTTLGKMVADQIAPLVGTVETFGSDVEYWGTHKIDFLSPDLSGSITAMKDCDIVSPSVTEMYEIHKSFQRNSKLPTFIYVVTPFLYPNYQESFSEMLGNGVNLYFIIPREVLDKIKTSHRADFEEFMKSKHLHLFMYNRKMDFLFLVVDDFHLLMGLFKKNGDYDNRYLLCSGINAVNWGKAFFEYCLEDSTPIAEI; this is translated from the coding sequence ATGAAGAAACCGTTACTTGATGTGCTGTTTGCTTCAGAGAAGAGAAAACAGGTGATCTTGCTGTTAAGGGATGGAGCAAAGGAAATGCAAGATCTCCTGAGTATTCTGAACACAACAAGAAATGCACTGCTTTCACAAATAAGAATGCTTGAAGAACACTACCTGGTATCACACTCTCAGGACACATATGAATTGACAACCCTGGGAAAAATGGTTGCCGATCAAATCGCTCCTTTGGTTGGCACTGTTGAGACTTTCGGTTCTGATGTTGAGTACTGGGGAACACATAAAATTGATTTTCTCTCCCCGGACCTATCAGGATCGATTACTGCAATGAAGGACTGTGATATAGTGAGCCCTTCAGTCACAGAGATGTACGAGATCCACAAGTCATTTCAAAGGAACAGCAAACTGCCTACCTTCATATATGTGGTTACTCCGTTTCTTTACCCTAACTACCAGGAGTCGTTTTCTGAGATGCTTGGAAACGGTGTTAATTTATATTTCATTATTCCCCGGGAAGTGCTTGACAAGATAAAAACCTCTCATCGTGCAGATTTTGAAGAATTCATGAAGAGTAAGCATTTGCATCTTTTTATGTACAATAGGAAAATGGATTTCTTATTCTTGGTAGTTGATGATTTCCATCTGTTGATGGGCCTGTTTAAGAAGAACGGGGATTATGATAACAGATACCTCCTATGCAGTGGCATCAATGCCGTGAACTGGGGGAAAGCCTTTTTTGAATATTGTCTGGAGGATTCTACTCCTATAGCTGAAATCTGA
- a CDS encoding serine hydrolase domain-containing protein, translating into MAKVRDVNHAVLAVESIDGSFRWSGAIGIAHPDGTPMRTNTPFWIASVTKLYIASAVLKLHEQGHLSIYEKMTSYLPRNLTEGLNRTKDGVDHSDKITLLHLLSHSSGIPDYLEIHQKGEKLLWNSILEDGDRSWSIEDSIQLVRNVNHPLFRPQPMDVKGRKSRYSDTNFQLLIAIIENVTGKPVHHVFEEMFCRPLNLKRTYFPSASAYKRFPIAASIWYKDQSLDLPYALESARDLISTADELIIFMRALIRGDFFDDPGTTELMQSDWNRFGLMLSPVAPGWPIEYGLGIMRFKVPPPFSFFRSFPELRGHTGVSSAWLFYCPEIDMIITGTVSQLSAVAVPFKLVPKIAGLLSRELRTGNYSDNAFFPK; encoded by the coding sequence ATGGCTAAGGTGCGAGATGTCAATCATGCTGTTCTTGCAGTTGAGAGCATCGATGGATCCTTTCGCTGGTCTGGTGCAATAGGAATAGCGCATCCCGATGGAACACCCATGAGGACAAACACACCTTTCTGGATAGCCAGTGTCACTAAGCTCTATATAGCATCAGCAGTGCTTAAACTTCATGAGCAGGGACACCTTAGTATCTATGAGAAAATGACATCATATTTGCCCCGAAATTTAACAGAAGGGCTTAATAGAACAAAAGATGGTGTGGATCACAGCGATAAGATAACCCTGCTGCATTTGTTAAGCCACTCTTCAGGTATTCCCGATTATCTTGAGATCCATCAAAAAGGCGAGAAACTCCTGTGGAACAGCATTCTTGAAGATGGTGACCGCTCATGGTCTATCGAAGACAGCATACAACTTGTCAGGAATGTGAACCATCCTCTCTTCAGGCCCCAGCCAATGGATGTGAAAGGAAGGAAGTCCCGCTATTCTGACACAAACTTCCAGCTGCTTATTGCTATAATTGAGAATGTTACCGGAAAACCTGTTCACCATGTTTTTGAAGAGATGTTCTGCAGGCCACTGAATCTGAAAAGGACCTATTTTCCCTCAGCATCAGCTTACAAAAGATTTCCTATAGCTGCTAGTATCTGGTACAAAGACCAGAGCCTGGATCTTCCATATGCCCTTGAATCTGCCCGGGATCTGATCAGCACAGCAGATGAACTTATAATTTTTATGAGAGCACTTATCAGGGGAGATTTCTTTGACGATCCAGGCACTACTGAGCTGATGCAGAGTGACTGGAACAGGTTTGGCTTAATGCTCAGCCCCGTAGCTCCCGGATGGCCCATTGAGTATGGTCTGGGGATAATGCGCTTTAAAGTCCCTCCGCCATTTTCTTTCTTCCGGTCATTCCCGGAACTTCGTGGACACACAGGGGTTTCCAGCGCATGGTTATTCTACTGTCCGGAGATAGACATGATAATAACAGGCACTGTAAGCCAGCTCAGCGCGGTAGCTGTACCATTTAAACTTGTTCCAAAAATAGCAGGCCTTCTTTCCAGGGAGCTCAGGACCGGGAATTATTCAGATAATGCCTTTTTTCCTAAATAA
- a CDS encoding PGF-CTERM sorting domain-containing protein — MNKDLIAAVLLVMIVLLVLPIATARPAYLEAYRQQYDIEGTRLDACLNCHLDPNGGGPRNLYGLAYAESGRDFGSIEAVDSDGDGFTNLEEINALTFPGDPADHPRVTSDNSPEAEANITDPADSPEQETSEETGSDPAPEQQSPAFGALLAMAGLLSAVYLVRR; from the coding sequence ATGAACAAGGATCTAATTGCAGCAGTTCTATTAGTGATGATAGTGTTGCTTGTCTTACCTATTGCAACAGCACGACCTGCATATCTGGAAGCTTACAGGCAACAATATGACATAGAAGGCACAAGACTTGACGCATGTCTTAACTGTCACCTTGATCCAAACGGCGGAGGCCCCAGGAACCTTTACGGCCTGGCATATGCAGAAAGTGGCAGGGACTTTGGATCAATTGAAGCAGTCGATTCTGACGGGGATGGTTTTACCAATCTGGAGGAGATCAATGCCCTGACCTTCCCTGGAGATCCTGCCGATCACCCCCGGGTAACATCGGATAATTCCCCGGAGGCAGAGGCAAACATAACTGACCCTGCGGACAGCCCGGAGCAGGAAACCAGCGAAGAAACGGGAAGTGACCCCGCCCCGGAGCAACAGTCTCCAGCATTCGGTGCTCTTCTTGCGATGGCAGGACTATTGTCGGCTGTTTACTTAGTGAGAAGATGA
- a CDS encoding DUF6326 family protein gives MEDWKIRTSVLWLLASIAFLAHQIIVLMEPGVIAQLMAGEAEGQRISPGMILFFSILILVPMVMAFLSLTLKDPLNRRLNILVGAVFALLWSFSVIEAMQSAYWGGALITLSAVVASALIVRYARKHRM, from the coding sequence TTGGAAGATTGGAAGATAAGGACCTCAGTACTCTGGCTGCTTGCATCTATTGCCTTTTTAGCCCATCAGATAATAGTTCTTATGGAACCTGGGGTTATAGCACAATTAATGGCGGGAGAAGCGGAAGGGCAGAGAATAAGCCCTGGCATGATACTATTCTTTTCAATCCTGATCCTGGTTCCAATGGTTATGGCTTTCCTGTCCCTTACCCTGAAAGACCCGCTGAACCGGCGGTTAAACATCCTCGTGGGCGCGGTCTTTGCTCTCCTGTGGTCCTTCAGCGTAATTGAAGCTATGCAGTCTGCATACTGGGGAGGAGCACTAATAACGCTCTCAGCGGTCGTGGCTTCGGCACTCATCGTCCGGTATGCACGGAAGCATCGCATGTAA